One stretch of Mobula birostris isolate sMobBir1 chromosome 5, sMobBir1.hap1, whole genome shotgun sequence DNA includes these proteins:
- the LOC140197837 gene encoding actin-like protein 6B isoform X5 gives MSGGVYGGDEVGALVFDIGSYTVRAGYAGEDCPKADFPTTVGLLNHDETSLDIDGEKDTKSGKTYYIDTNSLHVPREGVEVISPLKNAMIEDWDCFQAILDHTYTKHIKSEPSLHPVLMSEAPWNTRAKREKLTELMFEHYNIPAFFLCKTAVLTAFANGRSTGLVLDSGATHTTAIPVHDGYVLQQGIVKSPLAGDFISMQCRELFQEMNMEITPPYTIASKEPVREGASPNWKRKEKISHVTKSWHNYMCNEVIQDFQASVLQVSDSPYDEHTSLDCGRKPERPEETHAVTDRAYKLLTGIGVTMNLRMVSGNRMVAAQMPTVHYEMPNGYNCDYGAERLRIPEGLFDPSNVKPHIKG, from the exons ACGAGGTGGGAGCTCTGGTCTTTGATATCGGTTCCTACACGGTGCGGGCTGGTTATGCTGGAGAAGACTGCCCTAAG GCTGACTTCCCCACCACTGTGGGGCTTCTCAACCATGATGAGACGTCACTCGACATTGACGGGGAGAAGGACACCAAGTCCGGGAAGACTTATTACATCGACACCAACTCGCTGCATGTTCCGCGGGAGGGCGTGGAGGTCATCTCGCCTCTGAAGAATGCAATGA TCGAGGACTGGGACTGTTTCCAGGCTATTCTGGACCACACCTACACCAAACACATCAAGTCAGAGCCCAGCCTGCACCCTGTGCTCATGTCGGAGGCGCCG TGGAACACCAGGGCCAAGCGGGAGAAGCTGACCGAGCTGATGTTCGAGCACTACAACATCCCTGCGTTCTTCCTCTGCAAGACCGCGGTACTTACAGC CTTTGCCAACGGTCGTTCCACAGGACTGGTCCTGGACAGTGGAGCCACGCACACCACCGCCATCCCCGTCCATGACGGCTACGTCCTCCAGCAAG GCATAGTGAAGTCACCTCTGGCTGGGGACTTCATTTCAATGCAATGCAGGGAGCTGTTTCAGGAAATGAACATGGAGATCACCCCGCCATATACCATTGCCTCGAAG GAACCGGTCCGGGAAGGAGCCTCTCCAAACTGGAAGAGGAAGGAGAAGATCTCGCACGTTACCAAGTCCTGGCACAACTACATGTGTAAT GAGGTTATCCAGGATTTCCAGGCCTCTGTACTCCAAGTCTCCGACTCGCCCTATGACGAACA cacgtctttggactgtgggaggaaaccagagcgcccggaggaaacccacgcggtcacggacagagcgtacaaactcctcacagggatCGGtgtgacaatgaatctcaggatggTTTCTGGTAACAGAAT GGTCGCTGCCCAAATGCCCACCGTCCACTACGAGATGCCCAACGGATACAACTGTGACTACGGTGCCGAGAGGTTACGGATCCCTGAGGGCCTGTTCGACCCCTCCAACGTCAAG ccacacattaaagGGTAA
- the LOC140197837 gene encoding actin-like protein 6B isoform X4: MSGGVYGGDEVGALVFDIGSYTVRAGYAGEDCPKADFPTTVGLLNHDETSLDIDGEKDTKSGKTYYIDTNSLHVPREGVEVISPLKNAMIEDWDCFQAILDHTYTKHIKSEPSLHPVLMSEAPWNTRAKREKLTELMFEHYNIPAFFLCKTAVLTAFANGRSTGLVLDSGATHTTAIPVHDGYVLQQGIVKSPLAGDFISMQCRELFQEMNMEITPPYTIASKEPVREGASPNWKRKEKISHVTKSWHNYMCNEVIQDFQASVLQVSDSPYDEQIGESNSRFCRCWKSWAMCTKHGRSLAGRGISMEGNKQWTLLGSLPKCPPSTTRCPTDTTVTTVPRGYGSLRACSTPPTSSHTLKGNLQTHRRIDIQMQGLRQMEHRHNQDEGWLSVSMCCSRNPV; this comes from the exons ACGAGGTGGGAGCTCTGGTCTTTGATATCGGTTCCTACACGGTGCGGGCTGGTTATGCTGGAGAAGACTGCCCTAAG GCTGACTTCCCCACCACTGTGGGGCTTCTCAACCATGATGAGACGTCACTCGACATTGACGGGGAGAAGGACACCAAGTCCGGGAAGACTTATTACATCGACACCAACTCGCTGCATGTTCCGCGGGAGGGCGTGGAGGTCATCTCGCCTCTGAAGAATGCAATGA TCGAGGACTGGGACTGTTTCCAGGCTATTCTGGACCACACCTACACCAAACACATCAAGTCAGAGCCCAGCCTGCACCCTGTGCTCATGTCGGAGGCGCCG TGGAACACCAGGGCCAAGCGGGAGAAGCTGACCGAGCTGATGTTCGAGCACTACAACATCCCTGCGTTCTTCCTCTGCAAGACCGCGGTACTTACAGC CTTTGCCAACGGTCGTTCCACAGGACTGGTCCTGGACAGTGGAGCCACGCACACCACCGCCATCCCCGTCCATGACGGCTACGTCCTCCAGCAAG GCATAGTGAAGTCACCTCTGGCTGGGGACTTCATTTCAATGCAATGCAGGGAGCTGTTTCAGGAAATGAACATGGAGATCACCCCGCCATATACCATTGCCTCGAAG GAACCGGTCCGGGAAGGAGCCTCTCCAAACTGGAAGAGGAAGGAGAAGATCTCGCACGTTACCAAGTCCTGGCACAACTACATGTGTAAT GAGGTTATCCAGGATTTCCAGGCCTCTGTACTCCAAGTCTCCGACTCGCCCTATGACGAACA GATTGGGGAATCGAactcgagattctgcagatgctggaaatcttgggcaATGTGCACAAAACACGGGAGGAGCTTGGCAGGCAGGGgaatatctatggaggggaataagcagtggaCGCTTttag GGTCGCTGCCCAAATGCCCACCGTCCACTACGAGATGCCCAACGGATACAACTGTGACTACGGTGCCGAGAGGTTACGGATCCCTGAGGGCCTGTTCGACCCCTCCAACGTCAAG ccacacattaaagGGTAATTTACAGACACACAGACGGATCGATATACAGATGCAAGGACtgaggcagatggaacacagacATAACCAGGATGAAGGCTGGCTCTCTGTCTCAATGTGCTGCTCCAGGAACCCTGTGTAA